The genomic DNA AGGTAATGAGCACGCTGTTGCTGATAACGGTAAATATAACTTGGGTCAAAAAATGCTCTTCTGGACATTGATCCTTGCCATGTTCACCTTAATGGCTTCCGGCATCATTATGTGGCGTCAATACTTCTCGCACCACTTCTCTATTCCGGTGTTGCGTATCGCCATTTTGCTACATTCTGCCTGTGCCTTTATGTTGTTCACCGGTATCTTAGTGCACATGTACATGGCATTCTGGGTGAAAGGCTCTATTACTGGTATTGTTGAAGGTTGGGTAACTGTTCGTTGGGCGAAAAAACACCACCCGAAATGGTTCCGCGAAGAAGTACTTCCTGTATTAGAACAAGATGTTGAGCGGGAAGAAAAAGGTGAACCTACTAAGGCTGTCTTCAAGAAGTTCAGTTAATTGATGATAAAGTGCGGTCAAAATTCACTACGTTTTTTAATCGCACTTTGATACAAAAAATAGCACTAATCGAGGTGCTATTTTTTTATGTGTTTACAGCGTGGAATTAAGAGATCATGACCGAAATAGCTTTAATTTGAATATATACTAATTGTCCAAGACGTAGTGCCAAATCTTGAAATGCCCATTTACTGATCCCTGCCCAAATGTGCTTGCCGGCAATATCTAACTGCAATTCGACCTGATTATCCCGCTCTTGAACTTTCACGATCCGACCATAAAGAATATTACGAATACTGGATTTTTCCGGCTTCGTCAGTGTGATGGAAACATCAGAACTATGAATACAAATCCGAACAAACTCATCCACCTCGGCTGCCAAGGCATTGACCCAAATCTGTTGATCACCTAGCGTAAGTGCGGTCATTTTATAAGATGGATTATGCAAAAAAACAGGCAAAGAAAGCACCGCACTTTGTTGGTTTTGTTGTTTCCAAGGCAAGAATAAAGGGCTGTCCCAAACCGCTTCCAAGACATCATAGGATTCGACTTTACCATCCGTTAACAAAACCACCCGTTCTGCAAGACACAATAATTCATCAAGGCTGTGAGTAACGTATAAAATCGGGATATTAATTTCTTTGGATAAGCGTTCCAAATAATTGAGCAATTCCCGTTTACGCGGTAAGTCCAACGCAGAAAGCGGCTCATCCATCAATAAAATTTCAGGATCTGTCAATAATGCGCGCCCAATAGCCACGCGCTGTTTTTCACCGCCGGATAAGGTGATCGGATATCGCTTTAATAAATGACCGATACCAAGCAATTCTACAATGTAATCAAATTCTTCTTTGCTGGTGTTTCTCATGCCGTAACGCAAATTGCCTTTTACGGTGTAATGAGGAAACAATCGCGCGTCTTGGAATACATAACCGATATTGCGTTGGTTAGGCGGCAAACAAATCCCTTCCTCAGCATCAAATAACACATTGTCGTTTAATGTAATACAGCCTTCATCGGGATTAATTAAGCCACTGACCAAATTAATTAACGAAGATTTACCTGAGCCGGATAACCCGAAAAGTGCGGTCACGCCTTGGGATGGAATGTCTAACGTTGCCTGCAGGGATAAATTGCCTAATTGTTTTTTAACATCAATGTGTAGCATTATTTTGTCCTAATTTGTTCTGCATTCGTTTTGCCAGCCATTCCGATAATAATAATGACAGTAGCGATAATATGATGGCGAAAACGCATAAACGTGCGGCTTGTTCTTCCGCCCCCGGTGTTTGAATAAAAGAGTACATTGCCAAGGGAATAGTTTGGGTTTCACCGGCAATATTGGAAACAAAGGTGATAGTCGCGCCAAATTCCCCTAAAGAGCGGGCAAAACCAAGCACAACTCCGGCTAAAATACCCGGTAAGGATAAAGGCAAGGTGATCGTGAGAAATACCCGCCAAGCAGACGCACCAAGGGTTCTGGCGGCCTGCTCTAATTTCAAGTCGATATTTTCCAACGATAATCGAATGGCACGTACGACCAAAGGAAAGGCCACCACCGCTGAAGCTAACACAGCACCTTTCCAACTAAATCCAAAGGTTAAACCGAACCATTGATACAAATATTTACCGATAAAGCCATTGCGTCCCATGGCAACCAACAAAAGATAACCAATCACGACTGGTGGTAAAACTAAAGGCAGATGAATAATCCCCCCCACAATGGATTTACCATAAAAATTTTTCCGAGCCAAAATCCATGCAACTAAAATAGCAAAAGGCAAACTCCACAAAATGGCACTGACGGAGACTTCCAAGCTCAGACGAATGGCATCGATTTCTAATGGGCTCAAACCTAATAACAGCAGAAACTGTGTAAGCAAAATTTAATTTCCTATATAAACAAAGCGTAGCACAATGGCTACGCTTAATGAGTCAAAGTTAGTTTGCTTATTTTACAGAGAAACCGTAATCCGCAAATACTTTTTTCGCTTCAGGCGATTCTAGATATTTCAAGAAGGCTTGGGTTTCTGCATTGTTATGATCTTTTAAGATCGCAACCGGATAATCAGCCGGTTTGTAAGAATCTTGTGGGAATACGCCGATTGCTTTCACCTCTTTGCTCACTTTCGCATCGGTGGCATACACGATACCTAATGGAGATTCGCCTCGTTCAACCAAGGCTAATGCCGCACGAACGTCTTTGGCGCGGGCTAATTTGTCTTTTACTTTATCCCATAAGTTTAATTTGGTTAACGCTTCTTCCGCGTATTGACCGGCTGGCACGTGAGCCGGGTCACCAACAGACAAATAAGAGTCTTTTAATTGGTTGATCCATTCGCCTTTCGCAATATCAACGTTTTGTAATTTGCTGTCTTTTTGTGAAATTAAAACAAGTTCATTACCCACTAATAATTTTTCGGTTTCTTTAACGGTTAACCCTTTGTCAGAAAGGTATTTCATCCATTTGGTGCTGGCGGAAATAAATAAATCGGCGGGTGCGCCCTCTTCAATTTGTTTCGCTAAGGTTGAAGAAGAGGCAAAAGAAAATACGATTTCCTCTTTGGGATTCACTTTTTTGTAATCTTCAGCAACTTGCTTTAATGAGTCGGTCATTGAAGCCGCTGCAAACACAGTCACTTTCGCTTGCGCAGAAAGAGAGAAAGCCAAGCAAGCCACAGCTAAGCCGGCAGCGATTTTTGAATATTTAAACATAGAAAAACTCCATTTTGGTTGACTAATAAGTTATATATATTACAAATTATACAACGAAAATAAAAGTAAAGGCGATATAAAAAATATTATTTTATTCAATAAAATGTTGAAAAGCAGAATAAAAGCTAGCGTTGAAACATTCTTATTCTTACTAAAATATTGTATGATACCGCCCATATAACTCACAGGTGTTACAAGGATGGACACTTATTTGAAAATGTAGGAGAGAAAAAAATGCGTGGCACGGAAATTTTACTTACCATTAAACTAAAACAACAACTTTTCGCCGATCCTAAACGTATTCGTTTATTAAAAGAAATTCAAAAATGCGGTTCCATCAACCAAGCAGCTAAAAATGCCAAAGTCAGCTATAAAAGCGCCTGGGATCACCTTGAAGCCATGAACAAAATCAGTCCGAAGCCGTTACTTGAACGCAATATTGGCGGCAGAAATGGTGGCGGCACAGCATTAACCGTCTATGCGCAACGCTTATTACAGCTTTATGATTTGTTGGAACAAACCCAAGAAAAAGCCTTTGATATTTTGCGCGATGAAAAAGTCCCGCTCAACAGCTTGTTATCAGCCACCGCACGATTTTCACTCCAATCCAGCGCGCGTAATCAATTCTTCGGCAAAGTACAGACATTACGCTTTGAAGATGTTCACTGCTTTGTGGATATTGCCCTAGAAGGTTTTTCCAAACCGCTTATGGTGTCCATTACAGAAAAAAGTGCGGTGCGTTTAAAACTTGAATCTGACAGAGAAGTCATGCTGATGTTTAAAGCACCTTGGGTAAAAATTACCGAAAAACAAAAAAGAAACCTTGCCAACCAATTTAGCGCAACAGTGAAATCCATCACTGACAAAGGTGATGCAGGTGAGGCCATATTAATGTTAGAAGATTCCAACATTGAATTTTGCGCGACGCTCTCAAAAGATCAACATTTGGAACCGAACCAACAAGTTTGGGTATCAGTCGATCCCGAGCAAGTGATTCTTGCCACACTTTATTAATTCAACGTACTACTTTTAAGTAAAAAAAATTCCCCGTAAATTATTCGTTTACGGGGAATTTTATGAATATTCTATAATGTAATTTCATCAATAGACTTACCGAAACTCGGCACAAACACATGTAAGAAATAATCCATTTCAGGGCTGTGCCATTGATCCATTAAATTTTCTAACCGCACTTTGGCTGATTTAAACTCCTGATTGCCATTTTCCAGTTCAAATTTCACCTTAATACAAGCGCAGATTAAATCGGCCTGTTTCACAATATGCTTCTCTTCTTCAGAAAAATATTGGCTATCCAAATAAGGTAAAAAATCCGCCTGTAATTCTTCCGGCAATAAACTAATCAAATGCAACTCAGCGGCCGTTTCAATTTGTTTATAAGCGTGAGTAATCTCATCGTTAAAATATTTAATCGGCGTCGGCAAATCTCCAGTAAAAATTTCCGATGTGTCATGGTACATCGCCAATACCGCAACACGCTCTGCGTTTAACGCGGCACCATAAAATTTATTTTTAATCAATGCCAACGCGTGTGCTACAAAAGCAACCTGCAAGCTGTGCTCCGCTAGATTCTCCCGTTCAATATTTCGCATTAACGACCAACGCTGAATCAATCTTAAACGATCCAAACAAGCGAAAAAATGACTAGTCTTTAACTCTTTCATCACACAACCTTATTGATTAAACGTATATTCCTCAATCACCACCGGGATTTTATAAGTTTTGCCTAAACGGGAAATTTCTACTTGCACTTTTGTATTTGGACGCACATCAGCAATAAATTTCATCATTTCCGTTGGTGAACGGGCTTCTTTACTATCGATTTTTAAAATCACATCGCCCGACTGCAAACCTGCTTTAGCTGCCGGGCTATTAGGAATCACGCTGGTAATTAAAATCCCCTGGTCGGAAGCGCCTTGTCCATTGCTGAATAAAATATCTGTTTGCACCCCGAAATAACCACGAATCACCCGACCATCACGGATAATTTTTTTCATCACATCACTAGCTAAATCAATCGGAATAGCAAAATTTAAGCCTTCAGCAATTTCATTAGAGTTTTTACCAATGCTCAAGGTGCTGATACCAAGTAATTCACCAGCAGAATTAATTAACGCACCACCGGAATTACCACGGTTAATAGGTGCGTCTGTTTGAATAAAGTTTTGACGTCCTAGCGCTTCTCCAACAGCATTACGGCCAACGGCACTAATAATCCCTTGTGATACGCTTTGTCCTAAGTTGTATGGATTACCGATGGCTAACACCACATCGCCTACATGAACCGAGCGGCTTGGGTTTTGCGGAATAGTCGATAAATTTTCAGCTTTAATTTTTAACACGGCCAAATCCGTTAAAGAATCGGAACCAATTAATGCAGCATCAAAAATATTCCCGTTTTGTAATGCAACTATAATTTGATCGGCATTTTGAATCACGTGTTTATTGGTTAAGATATAACCATCTTTCGACATAATCACACCGGAGCCCAAGTTATTCACTTGCAACTGTGTAGAAGAAGATGTAAACGCTTGATTATATACGTTCACGACCGCCGGCGAGGCAATGCGCACTGCATCTTTATAGGAGACAATCTGCGCCTCAGGTGTAACAGGTTCCTCGGTTATTTTCGGCAAAACAAAGAGTATCACGGCAGCAGACACCAGGCCGACAATTGCCGAATGTAAAATTTTCTTTAACATTTGTTCCTCATTTTCTTATATAAATTAATTTAAGATCGTTGCCGACAGGTTCGCATAATTGTAATTCCCACAATGGGGCATCGGCAAGTTTAGTTAAGTTAGGTAAATGACATAAATCACGTGCCTGATCGCCTAATAATTTAGGTGCCATATAAATAATCAATTCATCCACCAAATTTTCTGCGATTAACGCACCGGCTAAGGTCGCACCGGCTTCTACCCAAAAGGTATTTATTTGGCGCTTACCTAATTCGCTCATCAATGCCTGTAAGTGGCTTTCCACCTGATTGGGGATTAATTGTAAATATTCCGTGGACGCAGGAAAACCATCTAAGTGAAATTTATCCTTGCCTATCAACCAAACAGGTGAATCCGTTAAAAACAAATTAAAATCCGACCGCACTTTATGGGCGGAATCCAAAATCACCCGTACGGGCTGACGCAAATGCTGCTCGGCATAACAGGCTTGCACCTCTTGCGGTAATTCTGCCCACCGCACATTCAGGCTTGGATTATCTGCCAACACGGTTTGTGATGTGGATAAAATTGCCGAGGCTTTCGCGCGATATTGTTGTACATCTGCTCGCGCCTGTGCGCCGGTAATCCACTTACTTTCGCCATTTGCCATAGCCGTTTTGCCATCAATACTCATGGCTAATTTTAGCTGCACGAAAGGTCGACCGGTTCGCATACGTTTCAAGAAGCCTTTGTTGAGTTCCTCGGCATTTTCTTTTAATAAACCCACAGCACTTTCAATGCCGGCATCGGCTAAAATTCCTAGCCCTTTACCCGCCACCAACGGATTCGGATCACACATTGCGGCAATCACATTCCGCACACCGGCATCCACCAAACCTTTGGCGCAAGGCGGGGTTCGACCGTAATGGGCACAAGGCTCAAGGGTGACATAGGCGGTTGCTCCACGGGCATTCTCACCTGCCTCACGCAATGCCATCACCTCTGCATGGGGTTCTCCCGCTTTGGCATGAAAACCCTTACCGATAATTTGACCATTTTTAACCAACACGCAACCTACCGCAGGATTCGGTGTAGCAGTGAACTCACCTTGTTTGGCTAAATCTAACGCCAATTGCATAAACTCGGCATCTTTTAGGCTAAATTGAGATGTCATTTATGATCCTTTAAGTTCTCAATTTCTTGGCTAAATTCATTAATATCATCAAAACTTAAATAGACGGAAGCAAAACGAATATAAGCCACTTTATCTAAATTTTTCAGCTCGTCCATCACCAAGGTTCCAACCAATTTACTCGGCACTTCACGCTCGCCAGTGGCGCGCAGTTGGTGAATAATACGGCTAATAGCTTTTTCCACATCATCAGAGCTAACCGGACGTTTTTCGAGCGCATGTTGAATGCCTCGGCGCAATTTGTCTTCGTTAAAAGGCTCTCGATTACCGTTATTTTTAATGATTTTCGGCACAATTAATTCGGCCGTTTCAAAAGTCGTAAAACGTTCGTGGCACTGCCCGCACTCACGACGGCGGCGAACCTGAAAACCATCAGACACCAAACGACTATCAATCACTTTGGTTTCTTCTGTGGAACAAAAAGGACAATGCATCTCGCCTCCCATTTATAAATAGCGAAAAAAATGACCGCACTTTGCGCGGTAAATCGTCGAACGATTATTTTACAAGGTATTGACGCAAAGTGCGGTAGAAAAAATAAAAATTTTATAACAGACGTAAATACACCGTGATTTCTTCTCGGTCGTGGTACAAATGCTTGGCTTTCAACTGAAATGCTAAGCCGCGTTGCGTCAGCTTATCGGCGATATATTGCAAACATTGCTGTACTTCTGCATAGCGCTTTTTCATCGGCAATTTTAAATTGAAAATCATGCTATGACACCAACCATTCAATAACCACTTGGTCATCAGTTCGGCAATTCGACTTGGTTTTTCCACCATATCACACACCAACCAATCGATTTTCTGTCGTTTTGGCGGTTGAAACTTAAAACCGTCCTCCGCACAATGTTCAATACGACCGGTTTCATGCAGGCTTGCCGCCATTTTACCGTGATCCACTGCATACACAAACAAGCCACGTTTCACCAGTTGATAGGTCCAACCGCCCGGGCAAGCGCCTAGATCAACGGCATACTGATTTTCATTGAGCCATTCCGCTTCTTTTTGACGTGGAATAAAAGTCAAAATGGCTTCTTCCAATTTTAACGTGGACCGACTTGGCGCATCTGCCGGAAATTTTAAGCGCTGAATGCCCATTAAATGGGCAGAATGGTTATGGTTGTAAGAATAACCAACATAACAAGCATTATTACGTAAGAAAAAAAGATGTAAAAACAGACCGCACTTTGCATGATTTGACGCACTCAGCCAGCCCTGTTTTTTTAAGGCTTGACGCAACGGCACCGTAAACTTACGACAAAAACCAAGCAATTCTTTGGCTTCATTGGTATTTGCTGTTTCCACCAACAATTCCGTGCTCTGTTTTAAATCGATTTTATCTGCGATTTGTTGATATTGTTGCACTATCGGCGTAATACGATCTTGCTGCGGTAAATCCGTTAATAAATCGGAAACCGCCAACATTTGACGGGCAAAAATTAATTGTTGAAAATCCAATTCGCGGGCTAAGTAATCCGCTTCGTCTGCCTGGTAGCATTCAAAAATCACATAACCGCTATTTTCTATCACGCGGGCAAAACCAAATACGCCTTTTTCGGCCGCTTTATCGGTGATTTCCGCCGCCATTTCACGTTCAAACCCCATGCGGCAATATAAAGCTAACTTATTCATTTAATTATTTATTTTCTTCCTGGTTCATAGTTTGAATAATCCAAGTTCGGAACGCAATAATACGCTCGTCACTGCTATTATCGAGATGATTCACCACATAAAATGATTTAGGATCACGCAAATTGGTATCAAATACTAAAGCTAAATTGCCGTTATCTAATTCTTGTTGCGCCAATATTCGGTTTGCCAATACAACGCCTTGGGCATGAATGGCAGCTTGTAATGCCATAAAGGTATGACTAAAAATCGGACCTTGTTGAATATTCAACTCATCGCAAAGCAAATAATCTGCCATGTACTGCCAGTTATCACGAGTATGAATATGCAATAGCGTGTGATGTTTCAAATCCTGATAATCATGAATCGGCTTTTCCGCAAGTAATTTCGGCGCGGCCAAAACAAGTAGTTTTTCTTCCACCAAACGATCCACTTGCAAGTTATCCCAATTCCCCCGACCATAATAAATAGCAATGTCGATATCTTGGCTAAGTAGGCCTTCGTCTTGATCTACCCCTTTTAAACGTACTTCAATGTCGGGATGCAATTTATTAAATTCGCTTAAACGCGGTACTAACCATTGAATACCAAAGGTTTGCGGCACACTGATAGTCAAGTGTTTATCAGATTTTAGGGAAAGTAATTTATCAGTAGCTTCTACTAAACGGTGCAGGATTTTTGTAATATCAACATAATAAGCCTTACCGAATTCCGTTAATTCCAAGGCGCGATTTTTCCGTTTAAATAATTCGACGCCTAGAAAATCTTCCAAAATTTTGATTTGATGACTAATTGCCGCTTGGGTAACAAACAACTCATTGGCTGCTTTGGTAAAACTCAAAAATCTAGCGGCAGACTCAAATGCTTTCAGTGAATTTAAAGGTGGCAAACGTTTATACATGTTTTTTCCCAATGAGTAATAATTTAACAATGAATTAAATTCAGATTATTTTTTTTTATAAATCTAATTAAAAAATCTCTTTTGTCTATCACGACACTTCTCCATAAAATGAGACCATACTTAAGAAGCTGTATTTCTTATTGGTTAAGATTTTCGGATTAAGTATGATGTTGTGTTTGCATATTGTTTGGAATTTCCAAGCAAAGTAACGAAAGTTACTATTTTCATTTCCTGTATATTCGGCTTTTTCGCCAAACACCGCTTCCACAAAGAGCGGTGTTTTTTATAGAAAATTTTATCATAGTTATCCGCTTATTTCTTGCTTCAGCTCACAAAACTCAAAAAACAACGCCTCTCTTATTCCCAAAATTCATTTTATTCTTCTCATTAAAATATTTTAAATCCTTAGAGAATGGTGTAGATTAAAAATCACTTAAATCACAATATAGTTATAAGGAAAAACCATGTCAGACTTACTTGATTGGAAAAATCTCGGATTTAGTTATATCAAAACAGATTATCGTTTTATCGCCCGCTGGAAAGACGGCAAATGGGATAGCGGTGAATTAACCACTGACAGCACATTGCACATTCACGAAGGGTCCACTGCACTGCATTATGGTCAGCAATGTTTCGAGGGTTTAAAAGCCTACCGTTGCAAAGACGGTTCGATTAACCTTTTCCGCCCGGATCAAAACGCGAAACGTATGCAAAACACGTGCGATCGCCTGTTAATGCCACAAGTGCCGACAGAATTATTTATTCGAGCGTGTAAAGAAGTGGTCAAAGCCAATGATCGTTGGGTTGCCCCTTACGGCACCGGTGCTACACTTTATCTTCGACCATTCGTTATCGGCGTAGGAGAAAATATTGGCGTACGCCCTGCACCGGAATATATTTTCTGTGTTTTCTGTTGCCCGGTAGGCGCCTATTTCAAAGGCGGCATGAAACCGTCCAATTTCTTGGTAACTGATTATGACCGCGCTGCACCACACGGTACCGGTGGCGTTAAGGTTGGTGGAAACTATGCCGCAAGTTTATTACCACACGAACTTGCCGCAGAACGCAAATTTGCCGATGCCATTTATCTTGATCCGAAAACCCACACAAAAATTGAAGAAGTGGGTGCAGCAAACTTTTTCGGCATAACTCATGATAACAAATTCATCACGCCACTTTCTCCATCCATTTTGCCAAGTATCACCAAATACTCATTGCTCTATTTAGCAAAAGAACGCTTGGGCATGGAAACCATTGAAGGTGACGTATATATCAACGAATTAGATCAATTCGCCGAAGCCGGAGCGTGCGGAACTGCTGCAGTTATTTCACCTATCGGCGGCATTCAATATGGCGATGACTTCCACGTTTTCTATTCAGAAACTGAAGTTGGTCCAATCACCAAACGCCTTTACGACGAGCTCACCGGCATTCAATTCGGTGATATAGAGGCGCCTGAAGGCTGGATTGTAAAAGTGGATTAATTTCTGCTTTCCAAAGTATACAAAGTATAAAAGTGCGGTCAAATTCGACCGCACTTTTTGTTTGTATCCTATAAAAAATCCCCACAACCTCAGGGCTACGGGGATTTTTTATTTTTGGCTGAATTATGGATTAACGAATTTTTCGCCTAATTCAATATCTGCACGCAATGTCGGCAACATCGCATCTAAGGCTTGTTGCTCGAAAGCGCTAAGTTTGCCGATCGGCAGGATTTCTTCCACACCTTCTTTACCAAAGCGAACCGGTTGGGCAAAGAAGCGGGCGTATTTGCCATCGCCTTCTACATAGCTACATTCAACCACAGTTTCACCTTGTAATCCGCGTACCACAGCATTCGCAAAACGAGCTGCAGCCTGTGCCATGGACAAGGTTGCAGAACCGCCACCAGCTTTAGCATTCACCACTTCGGTACCAGCGTTTTGAATACGCTTGGTTAACGGTTCGATTTCTTCCTCTTTCCATTCAACATATTGCACTTGAGATAATAAAGGTAGAATAGTTACACCAGAATGACCGCCGATCACTGGCACTGCGGTACGGTATGCATTTAGACCTTTTAACTCGGAAACAAAAGTTTCGGAACGAAGCACATCGAGTGTGGTCACACCGAATAATTTACGTTTATCGTACACACCGGCTTTTTTCAACACTTCAGCAGCAATAGCCACAGTAGTATTTACCGGATTGGTGATAATACCGATACAAGCTTTCGGGCAGGTTACAGCAATTTTTTCAATTAAATTACGCACGATGCCAGCGTTAATATTGAATAGATCTGAACGATCCATACCCGGTTTACGCGCTACACCGGCAGAAATTAATACCACGTCCGCGCCTTTTAGCGCAGGAATCGGATCTTCACCGGCAAAACCCTCCACTTTGACAGCGGTCGGAATGTGGCTGACATCCGCAGCAACACCGGGGGTAACAGGGGCAATATCATACAATGATAATTCGGAGCCTGCCGGTAACTGTAATTTTAACAACAGCGCTAATGCTTGACCGATACCGCCTGCGGCACCTAATACTGCAACTTTCATTGAGTTCTCCTTAATATAATTAAAAATGGGTAGTAAAAAATCTAAAGAAGATTGTACGATTATCGACAGGTAAATTCAAACCCGCAAATGCAAATGTGAGATCTCACTCAAATTTTTAATTGATCTTTACATTGAAGGGGACAAGACTGAGTAATAAAAAAACATTATTTTTTCTGACCGCACTTTGCAAAGCCTAAATAATAATTATTTGCCAAATCTGCTATTTTTATGCAAAATTTCTGCATCTAAATCAAACAAGAGAAGAAATCATGTTAAATGACACTGCGGACAATTTAACCAAAACTTTCCGAGATTTACTGCGTCAAGAAAAATTCGGTTCACAAAGCGAGATCGTCACCGAATTGCAAAAACTCGGTTTTCATACCATTAACCAATCCAAAGTTTCTCGTATGTTGAGTAAATTTGGTGCCGTTCGCACCCGCAACACGCGAATGGAAATGGTCTATTGTCTGCCAAGCGATTTAAGCGTACCAAACACCGGTAGCTCATTAAAAGATTTGGTGTTAGATATTGATCATAACGACATGCTTATCGTCATTCGTACCAGTCCCGGTGCAGCACAATTAATCGCCCGCTTATTAGATTCAGTCAGCAAAAAAGAAGGCATTTTGGGCAATATTGCCGGCGACGATACAATTTTCGTTACACCAACCAAAGGCACGAATATCAAAACTCTCTTAGAAAGAATTCAGCAATTATTTGATAATTCACTTTAATTTTATCGGA from Aggregatibacter aphrophilus ATCC 33389 includes the following:
- the yfbR gene encoding 5'-deoxynucleotidase, which codes for MKELKTSHFFACLDRLRLIQRWSLMRNIERENLAEHSLQVAFVAHALALIKNKFYGAALNAERVAVLAMYHDTSEIFTGDLPTPIKYFNDEITHAYKQIETAAELHLISLLPEELQADFLPYLDSQYFSEEEKHIVKQADLICACIKVKFELENGNQEFKSAKVRLENLMDQWHSPEMDYFLHVFVPSFGKSIDEITL
- the ribD gene encoding bifunctional diaminohydroxyphosphoribosylaminopyrimidine deaminase/5-amino-6-(5-phosphoribosylamino)uracil reductase RibD; the protein is MTSQFSLKDAEFMQLALDLAKQGEFTATPNPAVGCVLVKNGQIIGKGFHAKAGEPHAEVMALREAGENARGATAYVTLEPCAHYGRTPPCAKGLVDAGVRNVIAAMCDPNPLVAGKGLGILADAGIESAVGLLKENAEELNKGFLKRMRTGRPFVQLKLAMSIDGKTAMANGESKWITGAQARADVQQYRAKASAILSTSQTVLADNPSLNVRWAELPQEVQACYAEQHLRQPVRVILDSAHKVRSDFNLFLTDSPVWLIGKDKFHLDGFPASTEYLQLIPNQVESHLQALMSELGKRQINTFWVEAGATLAGALIAENLVDELIIYMAPKLLGDQARDLCHLPNLTKLADAPLWELQLCEPVGNDLKLIYIRK
- the nrdR gene encoding transcriptional regulator NrdR, with translation MHCPFCSTEETKVIDSRLVSDGFQVRRRRECGQCHERFTTFETAELIVPKIIKNNGNREPFNEDKLRRGIQHALEKRPVSSDDVEKAISRIIHQLRATGEREVPSKLVGTLVMDELKNLDKVAYIRFASVYLSFDDINEFSQEIENLKDHK
- a CDS encoding TOBE domain-containing protein; translated protein: MRGTEILLTIKLKQQLFADPKRIRLLKEIQKCGSINQAAKNAKVSYKSAWDHLEAMNKISPKPLLERNIGGRNGGGTALTVYAQRLLQLYDLLEQTQEKAFDILRDEKVPLNSLLSATARFSLQSSARNQFFGKVQTLRFEDVHCFVDIALEGFSKPLMVSITEKSAVRLKLESDREVMLMFKAPWVKITEKQKRNLANQFSATVKSITDKGDAGEAILMLEDSNIEFCATLSKDQHLEPNQQVWVSVDPEQVILATLY
- the degS gene encoding outer membrane-stress sensor serine endopeptidase DegS, with the protein product MLKKILHSAIVGLVSAAVILFVLPKITEEPVTPEAQIVSYKDAVRIASPAVVNVYNQAFTSSSTQLQVNNLGSGVIMSKDGYILTNKHVIQNADQIIVALQNGNIFDAALIGSDSLTDLAVLKIKAENLSTIPQNPSRSVHVGDVVLAIGNPYNLGQSVSQGIISAVGRNAVGEALGRQNFIQTDAPINRGNSGGALINSAGELLGISTLSIGKNSNEIAEGLNFAIPIDLASDVMKKIIRDGRVIRGYFGVQTDILFSNGQGASDQGILITSVIPNSPAAKAGLQSGDVILKIDSKEARSPTEMMKFIADVRPNTKVQVEISRLGKTYKIPVVIEEYTFNQ
- the modC gene encoding molybdenum ABC transporter ATP-binding protein ModC: MLHIDVKKQLGNLSLQATLDIPSQGVTALFGLSGSGKSSLINLVSGLINPDEGCITLNDNVLFDAEEGICLPPNQRNIGYVFQDARLFPHYTVKGNLRYGMRNTSKEEFDYIVELLGIGHLLKRYPITLSGGEKQRVAIGRALLTDPEILLMDEPLSALDLPRKRELLNYLERLSKEINIPILYVTHSLDELLCLAERVVLLTDGKVESYDVLEAVWDSPLFLPWKQQNQQSAVLSLPVFLHNPSYKMTALTLGDQQIWVNALAAEVDEFVRICIHSSDVSITLTKPEKSSIRNILYGRIVKVQERDNQVELQLDIAGKHIWAGISKWAFQDLALRLGQLVYIQIKAISVMIS
- the modB gene encoding molybdate ABC transporter permease subunit → MLTQFLLLLGLSPLEIDAIRLSLEVSVSAILWSLPFAILVAWILARKNFYGKSIVGGIIHLPLVLPPVVIGYLLLVAMGRNGFIGKYLYQWFGLTFGFSWKGAVLASAVVAFPLVVRAIRLSLENIDLKLEQAARTLGASAWRVFLTITLPLSLPGILAGVVLGFARSLGEFGATITFVSNIAGETQTIPLAMYSFIQTPGAEEQAARLCVFAIILSLLSLLLSEWLAKRMQNKLGQNNATH
- the modA gene encoding molybdate ABC transporter substrate-binding protein → MFKYSKIAAGLAVACLAFSLSAQAKVTVFAAASMTDSLKQVAEDYKKVNPKEEIVFSFASSSTLAKQIEEGAPADLFISASTKWMKYLSDKGLTVKETEKLLVGNELVLISQKDSKLQNVDIAKGEWINQLKDSYLSVGDPAHVPAGQYAEEALTKLNLWDKVKDKLARAKDVRAALALVERGESPLGIVYATDAKVSKEVKAIGVFPQDSYKPADYPVAILKDHNNAETQAFLKYLESPEAKKVFADYGFSVK
- a CDS encoding formate dehydrogenase subunit gamma, translated to MNKGKLEITNDTRIIRHKLPARLSHWFLVISFFLTMFTGVAFFFPDFAWLTEILGTPQLARAIHPFTGILMFIAFVFLCSLYWHHNIPEKNDIRWMKGVLEVLKGNEHAVADNGKYNLGQKMLFWTLILAMFTLMASGIIMWRQYFSHHFSIPVLRIAILLHSACAFMLFTGILVHMYMAFWVKGSITGIVEGWVTVRWAKKHHPKWFREEVLPVLEQDVEREEKGEPTKAVFKKFS